In a single window of the Debaryomyces hansenii CBS767 chromosome A complete sequence genome:
- a CDS encoding DEHA2A05082p (some similarities with uniprot|Q86ZP4 Gibberella zeae CPS1 Acyl CoA ligase-like protein) → MSSSTVVGSAPGRNRGNSNANLHPDIGSVSATDANAITSSKPYNSSTPVGSAGGSSFPGGIAHDIPPDMSLLLQELEEDFTVNKTIDQWTYINRREEIMQSVNKLHQQQQSNIELDSSMLEKPLYPRKAAEIMNENNLSSGYLMGILANRARIYKAEVAFSVLDAKGKEISSITWEKLYTKAVKVAHEINKMALKNSDTVVLLYKDGEVCEFVVAMFGCFMAGVTAIPIHQDISLHEVLDIINLTSTKLVLYSDTVAKELDKLNATGQKIIWPPKLIRWKTTDFGSAKKSDLATWTNKISQQQQAPRESKSDLAYVEFSRSPVGELRGIALSHRTIVHQMNCLDITLSSLPESGGGLQRSYKEYKGNKKVVLATLDIRFSIGLILGILFTVYSGNMLVWVPQKVMEVQGLYANILSKCRASLLLADYLGLKRVTYDYQQSPNSTRYYSKTQKVDFSSVKWVLVNALTIDGEFIEILAQRYLRPLGCQEPENAIIPMLTLSEYGGMVISLRDWLGGKEKLGIEDADESSSSELSAVSIDKEALSRNIVKVVDTAPSSSDENSADTLRVDAFGFPLPDATLAVVNPESSLLVTKGELGEIWIDSPCLSGGFYGLRKESKSIFHAKCRDANGILEMDFLRTGLLGFTYNGKIYVLGLYEDRIRHRVSWIDQKLYYKLKKNLIIGNGFRYHYSSHLLATLASEVRNVYDCTIFDVFIGNEYLPVAIIEAEVIRKSVDPNNNDNAVTGGGKAQNNSGDGSQANSAVPLNEPVLNSIAQKCFDTLYKHHFLRLYCVLIVDCDTLPKIMRSGGREIANMLCKKRFLEGSLKAEYVKFFVSKSISMIPHGEDVIGGIWSPYVSRLRNSALSRFPNQFSAVDYREKSIDDKTGAPLTDFKSILDILKFRVASAGDAIAFQSIDNSGKSASKPLTWKKFEHRVYAVCSYLIDKLSIKPGKYIILMYSLSEEFVIATYACLICGVIPIPMLPFDSNRIGEDFPAFVGVIRDFDIHEIFVNEEVEKFLKNGPVADALKKMNNKKSTIHKIKNTGKLTKVSNIASLNSKIKRYQGESNFRDDKTIAMVWLNFTSDHYRVGATLSHKNIIGICKVFKETCNLSSNSSIVGCVRHSSGIGFVQAVFLGVFLGTTTYLSSPVTFAENPLAFFLSLARYKVKDVFVTEQMLKYAALKFTPKGFNLANLKNMMISTEGRVEIDLLRKIAKVFQPTKLSAASMSSVYTHCFNPIISTRSYMTVAPVDLYLDPIALRQGYISAVNQVDVPNALHIQDSGMVPVCTEIAIVNPENNMICKEGEFGEIWVCSEANLTSFTNGPNGPIDNFSRQQFLGKIQDGNPEMTYLRTGDLGFLHHISITKNSNNDNTNQPESTSFQPLFVLGKIADTFEVMGLHHFPIDIENTIESCHVDIFKNGSCIFKCAEYTIVVCESRRMRNFASLVPLIANTVLSKHHIIVDIVAFMKKGEFPISRLGTKQRARIIDAWVQGILPVTASYGVNYGESNMTKLVKEIDAVARDHPITGLKNPALSFYDLDLVDEYEDIFDGNQHGLALNDGNFDIVDKRKAVFSMSNNSSVSDESLPVHK, encoded by the coding sequence ATGTCGTCGTCGACAGTGGTGGGATCAGCTCCAGGAAGAAATAGAGGTAATTCAAACGCTAACCTTCATCCAGATATAGGATCAGTGTCTGCGACAGATGCAAATGCTATCACATCTAGCAAACcttataattcttcaacaccCGTTGGATCGGCAGGAGGATCGTCTTTTCCAGGGGGAATTGCGCACGATATACCTCCGGATATGAGTTTACTATTACAAGAACTAGAGGAGGATTTCACAGTAAATAAGACAATAGACCAATGGACATATATTAAtagaagagaagaaattatgCAATCAGTCAACAAACTTCATCAGCAACAGCAAAGTAATATTGAGCTTGATTCCAGCATGCTTGAAAAACCATTATACCCCCGTAAAGCAGCGGAAATTATGAACGAGAATAATCTTTCTTCTGGTTATCTCATGGGAATATTAGCCAATAGAGCAAGGATCTACAAGGCAGAAGTAGCGTTTTCTGTACTTGATGCGAAGGGGAAAGAAATCTCATCCATAACCTGGGAAAAACTATACACGAAAGCAGTCAAAGTTGCGCATGAGATAAACAAAATGGCTCTTAAAAATAGTGATACAGtggtattattatataaagaCGGAGAAGTATGTGAATTCGTTGTAGCAATGTTCGGCTGTTTTATGGCTGGAGTAACAGCGATTCCGATTCACCAAGATATCTCTTTGCATGAGGTATTagatataatcaatttaaCATCAACTAAATTGGTATTGTATTCTGATACCGTGGCAAAAGAGTTAGACAAATTAAATGCTACAGGTCAGAAAATAATATGGCCACCTAAGTTGATACGCTGGAAGACGACAGACTTTGGGTCAGCCAAAAAATCGGATTTGGCGACTTGGACCAATAAAATATCCCAGCAGCAACAAGCACCCCGTGAATCGAAATCGGATTTGGCATatgttgaattttcaaGGTCACCAGTTGGTGAACTAAGAGGTATCGCTCTAAGTCATAGAACTATTGTTCACCAAATGAATTGTCTTGACATAACATTACTGAGCTTACCCGAATCAGGTGGAGGTCTTCAAAGAAGTTATAAAGAGTACAAAGGAAACAAAAAGGTTGTCTTAGCGACCTTGGATATAAGATTCTCTATTGGGTTAATTTTAGGGATCTTATTTACTGTATATTCTGGAAATATGCTTGTTTGGGTACCTCAAAAGGTAATGGAAGTTCAAGGTTTATATGCGAATATTTTATCGAAGTGTCGAGCATCGTTATTACTAGCAGACTATCTTGGTTTGAAAAGAGTTACGTATGATTATCAGCAATCTCCGAATTCTACAAGATATTATTCTAAAACTCAGAAAGTCGATTTTTCATCGGTGAAATGGGTGTTAGTCAACGCACTAACAATTGACGGTgagtttattgaaatattagCTCAAAGATATTTAAGACCATTAGGATGTCAAGAACCAGAGAATGCAATCATTCCAATGTTGACTTTGAGTGAATATGGTGGTATGGTCATTTCTTTGAGAGATTGGCTAGGCGGGAAGGAAAAATTAGGTATTGAAGATGCTGACGAATCTTCATCTAGTGAATTATCAGCTGTTTCAATAGACAAGGAAGcattatcaagaaatataGTTAAAGTTGTTGACACTGCACCGTCATCTTCAGACGAAAATTCTGCGGATACATTGAGGGTTGATGCGTTTGGGTTTCCATTACCCGATGCAACATTGGCAGTTGTCAATCCAGAACTGTCGTTATTGGTAACTAAAGGTGAACTTGGAGAGATTTGGATAGATAGTCCATGTCTTTCTGGGGGTTTTTATGGCTTACGAAAGGAATCAAAGCTGATTTTCCATGCTAAATGCCGTGATGCTAATGGAATTCTTGAAATGGACTTCTTGAGAACAGGATTATTAGGATTCACTTACAATGGCAAGATTTATGTACTTGGCCTATACGAAGATAGAATTCGTCACAGAGTGAGTTGGATCGATCAAAAACTCTATTacaaattaaagaaaaacttGATAATAGGGAATGGCTTCAGATATCACTATTCTTCACACTTGCTAGCGACATTAGCTAGTGAAGTTAGAAATGTATATGATTGTACCATATTTGATGTGTTTATAGGTAATGAGTATTTACCAGTTGCAATCATCGAAGCAGAAGTTATTAGAAAAAGTGTTGATCCTAACAATAACGATAATGCTGTAACTGGAGGAGGAAAGGcacaaaataattctggtGATGGAAGTCAGGCAAACTCAGCTGTGCCCTTGAATGAGCCAgtattgaattcaattgcCCAGAAATGTTTCGATACTTTGTATAAACACCATTTCTTGAGACTATATTGCGTTCTAATTGTTGACTGTGATACTTTGCCTAAGATCATGAGAAGTGGTGGAAGAGAAATTGCGAATATGCTATGCAAAAAGAGATTTTTGGAAGGATCATTAAAGGCCGAATATGTTAAATTTTTCGTCAGCAAATCTATAAGTATGATTCCTCACGGAGAAGATGTAATTGGCGGCATTTGGTCCCCTTACGTTTCACGATTAAGAAACTCTGCATTATCGAGGTTTCCAAACCAATTTTCTGCAGTCGATTACCGTGAAAAATCCATAGATGATAAGACTGGTGCTCCATTAACCGATTTTAAATCTATAttagatattttgaaattcagAGTAGCTAGTGCAGGTGATGCTATCGCATTTCAGAGTATCGATAATAGTGGTAAATCTGCCTCGAAGCCATTAACATGGAAGAAGTTTGAACATAGAGTCTATGCAGTTTGTAGttatttgattgataaACTTTCTATTAAGCCTGGGAAGTACATCATTTTGATGTATTCATTATCAGAGGAGTTTGTGATCGCAACTTATGCTTGCTTGATATGCGGTGTAATCCCAATTCCTATGTTACCATTTGACTCTAACAGAATTGGAGAAGATTTTCCAGCTTTTGTGGGAGTTATAAGAGACTTTGATATTcatgaaatatttgtaaatgaagaagttgaaaagTTCTTGAAGAATGGCCCAGTCGCAGATGCgctaaagaaaatgaataataaaaaatcaacaattcaTAAGATAAAGAACACCGGCAAATTAACGAAAGTTTCCAACATTGCATCGTTAAACTCTAAGATTAAAAGATACCAAGGAGAATCCAACTTTAGAGATGATAAGACCATTGCAATGGTTTGGTTAAATTTCACGTCAGATCATTATAGAGTTGGTGCTACTTTGAGTCATAAAAACATAATTGGAATTTGCAAGGTATTCAAAGAGACTTGTAACCTATCATCGAATTCTTCCATAGTCGGATGTGTCCGTCATTCATCTGGGATTGGATTTGTACAGGCGGTATTCTTAGGGGTTTTCTTGGGAACCACAACATACCTAAGTTCACCAGTTACTTTTGCAGAAAACCCGTTGGCATTTTTCCTTTCATTGGCACGTTATAAAGTTAAGGATGTCTTTGTGACCGAGCAAATGTTGAAATACGCAGCACTAAAGTTTACGCCTAAAGGTTTTAATTTAGctaatttgaaaaacatGATGATAAGTACTGAAGGAAGAGTCGaaatagatttattaagaAAAATTGCTAAAGTTTTTCAACCTACGAAATTAAGCGCAGCTTCTATGTCGTCAGTTTATACCCATTGTTTTAATCCAATTATATCTACTAGGTCATATATGACTGTTGCACCtgttgatttatatttggaCCCAATTGCATTAAGACAAGGATACATTTCCGCAGTAAATCAGGTTGATGTCCCCAACGCGTTACATATTCAAGATTCGGGTATGGTACCTGTTTGTACAGAAATTGCTATCGTTAACCctgaaaataatatgaTCTGTAAAGAGGGTGAGTTTGGTGAAATATGGGTTTGTTCGGAGGCCAACCTTACTTCATTTACCAATGGACCAAATGGCCCAATTGACAACTTCAGTAGACAACAGTTTTTAGGAAAGATCCAAGATGGTAATCCTGAAATGACTTACTTGAGGACTGGTGATTTAGGATTTTTACATCACATATCTATTACAAAgaatagtaataatgacAATACCAACCAACCAGAGAGCACCTCATTCCAACCCCTCTTCGTCCTAGGAAAAATAGCAGACACGTTCGAAGTGATGGGATTACATCATTTtccaattgatattgaaaatactATTGAATCTTGTCatgttgatatttttaagAATGGTTCAtgtattttcaaatgtGCTGAATACACAATTGTCGTATGCGAATCGAGAAGAATGAGAAATTTTGCATCTTTGGTCCCATTGATCGCAAACACAGTCCTCAGCAAACATCATATTATAGTGGATATTGTTGCATTTATGAAAAAGGGTGAATTCCCAATATCAAGGTTAGGCACTAAACAGAGAGCTAGGATAATAGATGCATGGGTCCAAGGCATTCTTCCTGTTACGGCACTGTATGGGGTTAATTATGGTGAAAGCAATATGACAAAGCTTGTAAAAGAGATTGACGCTGTTGCCAGAGACCACCCTATAACAGGATTAAAGAATCCTGCTCTTTCATTTTATGATCTTGACTTGgttgatgaatatgaagatatttttgatGGAAATCAACATGGCTTGGCCCTTAATGATggtaattttgatattgtgGATAAACGGAAAGCAGTTTTTTCAATGTCAAATAATAGTTCAGTGTCTGATGAATCTTTACCTGTTCATAAATGA